In one Agathobacter rectalis ATCC 33656 genomic region, the following are encoded:
- a CDS encoding LysM peptidoglycan-binding domain-containing protein → MDIKLIPVEKGSKFTFPALPEKVQGKYAAKYQSFDIISLGTVKVPKGTDVSEFSWDGVFFGASKKNEAIVKTNAWKSPNECVKILNDYMLNETVLTLIVTETWINVDVTISSFQPRPVGAYGNVEYSITFVQKKPLKIYSTNELKIAAFVRKTKPRASSSSSGGNYTVVSGDTLWGIASKKLGSGTKWTTIYDANKDTIESTAKKHGKSSSDHGHWIWPGEVLTIPG, encoded by the coding sequence ATGGATATTAAACTAATTCCGGTGGAAAAGGGTTCAAAGTTTACGTTCCCGGCTCTACCCGAAAAGGTGCAGGGCAAATATGCAGCCAAGTACCAAAGTTTTGACATCATCTCCCTGGGTACCGTAAAGGTACCTAAGGGGACGGATGTTTCAGAGTTTTCGTGGGACGGTGTATTTTTTGGAGCATCAAAGAAGAATGAGGCAATCGTCAAGACGAATGCCTGGAAAAGTCCAAATGAGTGTGTAAAAATTCTGAATGACTATATGTTGAATGAGACAGTGCTTACATTGATCGTAACGGAAACGTGGATAAACGTGGATGTTACGATTTCTTCATTTCAGCCGAGACCGGTTGGAGCGTATGGCAATGTCGAGTATTCCATTACGTTTGTTCAGAAGAAACCGTTGAAAATCTACAGTACAAATGAACTGAAAATTGCGGCGTTTGTAAGGAAAACGAAGCCGAGAGCCAGTTCATCATCGAGCGGAGGCAATTATACAGTAGTCTCCGGAGATACGCTGTGGGGCATCGCTTCAAAGAAACTGGGAAGCGGTACCAAATGGACGACAATTTACGATGCAAACAAGGATACGATAGAGTCCACAGCAAAGAAACACGGAAAAAGCAGTTCAGATCACGGTCACTGGATATGGCCAGGAGAAGTTCTGACAATCCCAGGATAG